One genomic region from Nitrospira sp. encodes:
- a CDS encoding GYD domain-containing protein, which produces MPSYVSLIKFTQHGLQTMKDKGTERADMVKKNAQTLGGKLIQAYYCLGEYDVVAIWEFPDNKTAMKAAVLNASMGHIQITTMPSVNRDEWKSLLQQTIGKKK; this is translated from the coding sequence ATGCCGAGTTACGTCAGCCTCATCAAGTTCACGCAGCATGGTCTTCAAACCATGAAAGACAAAGGGACCGAGCGCGCCGACATGGTCAAGAAGAACGCTCAGACGCTCGGCGGCAAGTTGATCCAGGCGTACTATTGCCTGGGCGAATACGACGTCGTCGCCATTTGGGAATTTCCAGATAATAAGACGGCCATGAAAGCAGCAGTATTGAATGCCTCGATGGGTCATATTCAGATTACCACGATGCCGTCCGTCAACCGGGACGAATGGAAATCTCTCCTGCAACAAACGATAGGCAAGAAGAAATAG
- a CDS encoding efflux RND transporter periplasmic adaptor subunit, translated as MNRRGWLSSLLLFSIISIGLSLGLWKYASVQASAEASARQPEPMESVMVAAARDIEHRQTTTSIGTVLALRSVMLKNELAGTVREVRLTPGQIVEAGTLLVALDVSVEEAELQAQEAQAALAKTVLNRRQNLNQELATTQEEVDRARADLDIARAQIARTKAIIAKKTIRAPFLAHVGIADVHPGQYLNEGTLLTTLQGVSDAVHVDFTVAQQVASGLRDGEMVEVFAAGEAAATRATIVALDARIDPTTRNAMVRARVDGTSHRLTPGTSVRVRVPVGPLRKAVAVPVSALRKGPGGDQVFVIAPDQEQKMRAHVRSVESGAMVGDEIVIHTGLSVDEMVAASGSFKLRDGVLVAIIDEQGKENRLSHLLSRR; from the coding sequence ATGAATCGTCGTGGGTGGCTCAGCTCCTTACTGTTGTTCAGCATAATCTCTATCGGTCTCAGCTTGGGATTGTGGAAATATGCATCCGTTCAAGCCAGTGCCGAGGCTTCCGCCAGGCAACCGGAGCCGATGGAATCGGTCATGGTCGCTGCGGCCAGGGACATTGAACATCGACAGACCACCACCTCGATCGGCACGGTTCTGGCCTTACGTTCGGTCATGCTGAAGAACGAACTCGCCGGGACAGTCCGCGAAGTCCGGCTCACGCCGGGACAGATCGTGGAAGCTGGCACCTTGCTGGTCGCGCTCGACGTTTCCGTCGAGGAAGCGGAGCTGCAGGCGCAGGAAGCCCAGGCCGCTCTTGCCAAGACGGTGCTCAATCGTCGACAGAACCTCAATCAGGAACTCGCCACAACTCAGGAGGAAGTCGACCGGGCTCGTGCCGACTTGGATATTGCCCGCGCCCAGATTGCCCGTACCAAGGCGATCATCGCCAAGAAGACGATTCGGGCGCCGTTCCTGGCACACGTAGGGATCGCCGATGTTCACCCAGGCCAATACCTGAACGAAGGAACATTGCTCACAACGCTCCAGGGCGTGAGCGATGCGGTACATGTGGATTTCACCGTGGCACAGCAAGTCGCATCCGGCTTACGGGATGGGGAGATGGTCGAGGTGTTCGCGGCCGGTGAAGCGGCGGCCACCAGAGCCACCATCGTCGCCCTCGATGCGCGGATAGATCCGACGACTCGCAATGCCATGGTGCGGGCGCGGGTTGATGGTACAAGCCATAGGCTGACCCCCGGCACGTCAGTCCGGGTGCGCGTGCCGGTCGGGCCCCTCCGGAAGGCGGTCGCCGTTCCGGTCAGTGCGTTGCGCAAGGGGCCGGGAGGCGATCAGGTATTTGTGATCGCGCCGGATCAAGAGCAGAAGATGCGGGCGCATGTGCGGTCCGTCGAAAGCGGCGCGATGGTCGGCGACGAGATCGTCATCCACACAGGGTTGTCGGTCGACGAGATGGTGGCGGCATCCGGCTCCTTCAAGTTACGCGACGGTGTGCTGGTGGCCATCATCGATGAACAGGGTAAAGAGAATCGGCTGAGTCACTTGCTCAGCAGACGCTGA
- a CDS encoding arylamine N-acetyltransferase produces the protein MDSPTLQRAPTTAIDLTAYFERIGYEGARKPTLDTLAAIQLRHAETIAFENLNPLMGWPVRLDAESLQQKLVRDGRGGYCFEHNLLLKHALDALGFRVTGLAARVLWSMPEGTVPPRSHMLLLVDLDGERYVVDAGFGGITLTGPLRLELDIEQTTPHEPFRLVKAQEKFEEFIEQVKIDDHWVSLYWFSLAEQLLPDYEMANWYVSTHPNSRFVSSLLAARPAPDRRYGLLNNQLTVHHRAGGKDRHLITSVTDMRETLEGEFRIVLPDAPELDGALARLIAKAP, from the coding sequence ATGGATAGTCCGACGCTGCAACGGGCTCCGACGACGGCAATCGACTTAACCGCCTATTTCGAGCGTATCGGCTACGAGGGAGCACGCAAGCCGACGCTGGATACTTTGGCCGCCATCCAGCTCCGGCACGCCGAGACCATTGCGTTTGAAAACCTGAATCCCTTGATGGGATGGCCGGTTCGCTTAGATGCGGAGTCGCTTCAGCAGAAGCTGGTGCGGGACGGTCGCGGCGGTTATTGCTTCGAACACAATCTCCTGCTCAAACATGCGCTCGACGCGCTGGGGTTTCGCGTCACCGGACTGGCGGCGCGCGTGCTATGGAGCATGCCGGAAGGAACCGTGCCTCCCCGGAGTCATATGTTGCTTCTGGTCGATCTCGACGGGGAGCGCTACGTCGTGGACGCCGGATTCGGTGGGATCACGCTGACGGGCCCATTACGGCTCGAACTCGATATCGAGCAAACCACCCCGCATGAACCCTTCCGTCTGGTGAAGGCCCAGGAGAAATTTGAGGAATTTATCGAGCAAGTCAAAATCGACGACCACTGGGTCTCGCTGTACTGGTTCAGCTTGGCCGAGCAATTGTTGCCCGATTATGAGATGGCAAATTGGTACGTATCCACCCACCCGAATTCTCGGTTTGTGAGCAGTCTTCTGGCGGCCAGGCCCGCACCGGATCGACGATATGGGCTGCTCAACAACCAACTGACCGTGCATCATCGAGCCGGCGGTAAAGACCGGCATCTGATTACGAGCGTGACCGATATGAGGGAAACGCTTGAAGGAGAGTTTCGGATCGTTCTGCCGGACGCGCCTGAACTCGACGGCGCACTGGCCCGGCTGATAGCGAAGGCGCCATGA